DNA sequence from the Bradyrhizobium sp. CIAT3101 genome:
CGACGGGATGCTCGGTCTCGTAGACGGTCGCCGTGAAGACCTCCTCGAACTGCTTGCGATCGGCTTCGCTCGCGCGGGTCTTGACCGCATAATCGTAGGCATTGCTGTGCACCGCCCACAGCTCATCCGCGAGCTTGCGAAGCGGAGCCGGCAGATCGAGATAGGACGCAGCCGTGTTCGACCAGATCGTATCGCCGCCGAACTCGGGGATCACGACGCCGCGCAGAACCGAGATCTTTGGATAGGCGTCGACGAAGGTGACGTCGGTATGCCACTGGTCGGCCCGGCCGCCACCCCGGCCGGAATCAAGCTCCAGGATCGACGCCGTTCCCTTCGTCGCACCGACGGTCGGATGCGGCACCAGCTTGCCGAGACGAACGGCGAAGCGCTCCTGCTCGGCGTCGTCGAGATGGTTCTGGTCGCGAAGGAAGATGACCTTGTGCTCGAGCAGCACCCGGTTGATCGCGGAGATCGTCTGGTCCGGCAGATCGCCCGAGAGCCTGATATTCCTGATCTCTGCGCCGATCCGCGCCGACCGTTTGACGATATCCGCGCGCGGAATGACGTTGTCGATGGTGATTCCGTCAGTCATGTCATCTTCCCCGAGACCGCGATCCATTTGGACAAAGCTCCGCCGTTCGCCGATCGCTGATGCAATGGCGGAGTGAGAACAGGTGATGATGGTGATCGATCCTCTTGCGCGCTCGCCGTCTGCTCTGGCGGCGATCGCGTCTGGCGGGATCTTTCCGTAGTGGCTGCATCAATGCAGCGTCGTACTCAGTCAGAGGATGCTAACTCAGCGCTTTCGGAAATGGCTTCCAAAGATTGAACGGCTCGGGGAATAGTTGCATTCGCGAAAACATCAGCGGCGAAACGCCGAGCCGCTCTCGCCTGAGGACACGGCATCGCGGCCACCGCGATGCCTGTCCTGAACATACACATCTCGAATAGATCGGCGGGCGCATCACGCACCATCTCCGTTCGCCGGCTTTCCCGCAACTTCATGCTCGCATCGCACTCAACAACGCAAATCCATTCCATCGACAATGACGCGATCGGCGACATAGATTTTGCGCAGGCCGAACTCGGGGCGTTTCGATATGAGCAATCAACGGCAGCTTGTTCTCA
Encoded proteins:
- a CDS encoding TauD/TfdA family dioxygenase; its protein translation is MTDGITIDNVIPRADIVKRSARIGAEIRNIRLSGDLPDQTISAINRVLLEHKVIFLRDQNHLDDAEQERFAVRLGKLVPHPTVGATKGTASILELDSGRGGGRADQWHTDVTFVDAYPKISVLRGVVIPEFGGDTIWSNTAASYLDLPAPLRKLADELWAVHSNAYDYAVKTRASEADRKQFEEVFTATVYETEHPVVRVHPETGERTLVLGNFVQRFVGLSKYDSQKLFDLFQSHITAPENTVRWNWRQGDVVIWDNRATQHYAVNDYGDQHRVVRRATIDGEVPVSIDGRSSVTRVKAAKPQAKAA